The Aurantiacibacter arachoides genome window below encodes:
- a CDS encoding YbgC/FadM family acyl-CoA thioesterase: MQPDLQPPSGRIAGSRHYFPVRVHFEDTDLSGIAYHANYLKWCERARSDLLRLLGIDQRAAHEAGEGYYAVSEANVKWRRPARFEDVLTVESRALELRAASARLLQRVFRGEDLLAEITIVAAFLSADGRPRRQPEIWRRAFETFIEKDPA; this comes from the coding sequence ATGCAACCCGATCTACAACCGCCGTCCGGACGTATCGCAGGATCGCGTCACTATTTCCCTGTGCGCGTCCATTTCGAGGATACCGACCTGTCCGGCATCGCCTATCACGCGAACTACCTGAAATGGTGCGAACGAGCGCGCAGCGACCTGCTGCGGTTGCTCGGCATCGATCAGCGCGCCGCGCACGAGGCTGGCGAGGGCTACTACGCCGTATCCGAAGCGAACGTGAAATGGCGCCGGCCCGCCAGGTTCGAGGACGTGCTGACCGTGGAAAGTCGCGCGCTCGAATTAAGGGCGGCCAGCGCGCGCCTGCTGCAACGCGTATTCAGGGGAGAGGACCTGCTGGCGGAGATCACCATCGTCGCCGCCTTCCTGTCTGCCGACGGACGCCCTCGACGCCAGCCTGAAATCTGGCGCCGTGCGTTCGAAACCTTCATCGAGAAAGACCCTGCATGA
- a CDS encoding energy transducer TonB, with protein sequence MQAFANLSSEERIGIGAAVVVHALLGVALTMQVNRDVVQLPPPERVEVSLATDVSLESTAPDPSAEPAASMAPVISDTPAPPEPPAEFLPEPPPPPPRPQPTVAPRPEPSAAPRPRPTARPTARPAPRPTSAPSPRASARPTPAPSPRASARPTPAPSTSARATPAPRPSATTRAGGSRLGDDFLSGRSATSEGARGSPAATFGASEAADLRSAITRQLRRNWSAPQGVDAELLVTTVSWRLNRNGSLAGQPRCTNQSGINDANRAQAQVHCDRAIRSVQLADFSGLPDEHYSRWDDLEWTFDRRL encoded by the coding sequence ATGCAGGCGTTCGCCAACCTTTCCAGCGAAGAACGCATCGGCATCGGCGCGGCCGTCGTCGTCCATGCGCTGCTGGGGGTGGCGCTGACGATGCAGGTCAACCGCGATGTGGTGCAGCTCCCGCCGCCCGAGCGCGTGGAGGTGAGCCTGGCGACCGATGTCAGCCTGGAATCCACCGCGCCCGATCCCTCGGCAGAGCCGGCAGCCAGCATGGCGCCGGTCATCAGTGACACCCCCGCACCGCCCGAGCCGCCCGCCGAATTCCTGCCCGAGCCGCCACCGCCGCCCCCGCGCCCGCAGCCGACCGTCGCGCCCCGGCCCGAACCGAGCGCCGCGCCGCGTCCCCGGCCCACGGCGCGTCCCACAGCGCGTCCCGCACCCCGGCCTACTTCGGCACCAAGCCCCCGCGCCTCGGCCCGGCCCACACCCGCACCCAGTCCTCGCGCATCGGCCCGGCCCACGCCCGCCCCGTCAACCAGCGCCCGCGCAACACCCGCGCCGCGACCCTCCGCCACGACGCGCGCGGGCGGCAGCCGGCTGGGCGACGACTTTCTCAGCGGGCGTAGCGCGACCAGCGAAGGCGCCCGCGGTTCGCCCGCAGCCACTTTCGGGGCGAGTGAGGCGGCGGACCTGCGCTCTGCGATTACCCGGCAATTGCGCCGCAACTGGAGCGCGCCGCAGGGCGTCGATGCCGAGCTGCTAGTCACCACCGTTTCCTGGCGGCTCAATCGCAACGGCTCCCTGGCAGGGCAGCCGCGCTGTACCAACCAGAGCGGCATCAACGATGCCAACCGCGCCCAGGCGCAAGTGCACTGCGATCGTGCGATCCGTTCCGTGCAGCTTGCCGATTTCAGCGGATTGCCCGATGAACACTACTCTCGCTGGGACGATCTCGAATGGACTTTCGATCGAAGGCTATGA
- a CDS encoding SspB family protein — protein MSDTTPDSLIPYDEIVQEALRAVVGRVLGSVEQTGGALPGEHHFYITFKTGAPGVTIPPALRARFPDEMTIVLQNKFWDLNVSDTGFSVGLSFNQIPSKLSIPFSAITAFVDPAVDFGLQFQASVGDIEPAGHEDAQNDTPGATEPGGGQDIAKSEDGSNVVTVDFGRKK, from the coding sequence ATGAGCGATACCACCCCCGACAGCCTGATCCCCTATGACGAGATCGTGCAGGAAGCCCTGCGCGCGGTGGTCGGGCGCGTGCTCGGCTCGGTAGAGCAGACCGGCGGCGCCCTGCCGGGTGAGCATCATTTCTACATCACCTTCAAGACCGGCGCCCCCGGCGTCACCATCCCCCCCGCGCTGCGCGCCCGTTTTCCCGACGAGATGACGATCGTGCTGCAGAACAAGTTCTGGGATCTCAACGTCAGCGACACTGGCTTTTCCGTCGGGCTCAGCTTCAACCAGATCCCCTCCAAGCTGTCGATCCCGTTCTCCGCGATCACCGCCTTCGTCGATCCGGCGGTCGATTTCGGGCTGCAGTTCCAGGCCTCTGTCGGGGATATCGAACCGGCCGGGCACGAGGACGCGCAGAACGATACCCCGGGCGCGACGGAACCAGGCGGCGGCCAGGACATTGCCAAGAGTGAAGACGGATCCAACGTCGTTACGGTCGATTTCGGCCGCAAGAAATAG
- a CDS encoding ExbD/TolR family protein produces MAMSMAGGGGGRRGRRGGARRAPMAEINVTPFVDVMLVLLIIFMVTAPLLASGVPVDLPESRANALDQEPDQVTVAIDREGFVYVDDARVEVGELPTVLESLAAQKAGERPLVNLRADRAIDWGRAMAVMGELNRAGFNSISLVTTGGANPDAMPVSDGSAAGPTVED; encoded by the coding sequence ATGGCGATGAGCATGGCCGGCGGCGGCGGTGGCAGGCGGGGTCGGCGCGGCGGTGCGCGCCGCGCGCCGATGGCAGAGATCAACGTCACGCCGTTCGTGGACGTTATGCTGGTGTTGCTCATCATCTTCATGGTCACCGCACCATTGCTGGCGAGCGGCGTGCCCGTGGACCTTCCCGAAAGCCGCGCCAACGCGCTTGATCAGGAACCCGACCAGGTCACCGTCGCCATCGACCGTGAGGGCTTCGTCTATGTCGACGATGCGCGCGTCGAAGTTGGCGAATTGCCAACCGTGCTGGAATCGCTGGCCGCGCAGAAGGCCGGCGAACGCCCGCTCGTCAACCTGCGCGCCGATCGCGCCATCGACTGGGGCCGGGCGATGGCGGTGATGGGCGAATTGAATCGCGCAGGGTTCAACAGCATTTCGCTGGTGACGACTGGCGGGGCAAACCCCGATGCGATGCCGGTCAGTGACGGTTCAGCCGCCGGACCTACCGTCGAAGACTGA
- a CDS encoding PEP-CTERM sorting domain-containing protein: MTARISLAACSVLAIAAPALAQSGTQVPEASSMMLFAMGAAGVIIGRRLARRRTDTED, from the coding sequence ATGACTGCCCGAATCTCCCTTGCCGCCTGCTCCGTGCTGGCCATCGCCGCACCTGCCCTCGCGCAATCGGGAACGCAGGTGCCAGAGGCGTCCAGCATGATGCTGTTTGCGATGGGCGCCGCTGGCGTTATCATCGGCCGCCGCCTGGCCCGGCGCCGCACCGATACCGAAGACTGA
- a CDS encoding phosphoribosyl-ATP diphosphatase yields MDTLPRLEQTIAARRGAAPGTSYVASLHARGLPAIAQKVGEEATEAVIAALTGSREAVVGEAADLLFHLLVMLGARDVSLAHVMAELDRREGTSGIAEKAARKDA; encoded by the coding sequence ATGGATACGCTGCCCCGCCTTGAACAGACGATAGCTGCGCGCCGCGGCGCTGCGCCGGGCACCAGTTACGTCGCCAGCCTCCACGCCAGGGGTTTGCCCGCCATCGCGCAGAAGGTGGGCGAGGAAGCGACCGAGGCGGTGATCGCCGCGCTTACCGGCAGCCGCGAGGCTGTGGTCGGCGAGGCGGCCGACCTGCTGTTTCACCTGCTGGTTATGCTGGGCGCACGCGACGTATCGCTCGCACACGTCATGGCGGAGCTCGACAGGCGCGAAGGCACGTCGGGCATTGCCGAGAAAGCCGCTCGAAAGGACGCCTGA
- the hisB gene encoding imidazoleglycerol-phosphate dehydratase HisB, whose product MRTGRIERKTRETAIVVEVNLDGTGAYDVTTGIGFLDHMVEQFSRHSLIDVTLKVEGDLHIDQHHTTEDSALALGQALAAALGDKGGIGRYGEAHSPMDETLSRVVLDISGRPYLVWKVRFTQEKLGEWDTELIEHWFHSVAQTAGLTLHVQQLYGSNNHHICESIYKGFARAMRQAVQLDARKGGAVPSTKGQLGG is encoded by the coding sequence ATGCGAACAGGCCGGATCGAGCGCAAGACTAGGGAAACCGCGATCGTCGTCGAGGTCAATCTCGACGGGACGGGCGCCTACGACGTGACGACGGGCATCGGCTTCCTCGATCACATGGTGGAACAGTTCAGCCGCCATTCGCTGATCGACGTGACGCTGAAGGTGGAGGGCGACCTGCACATCGACCAGCACCACACCACCGAGGATTCGGCCCTGGCGCTGGGGCAGGCGCTGGCGGCAGCGCTGGGCGACAAGGGCGGCATCGGCCGCTATGGCGAGGCACATTCGCCGATGGACGAGACGCTGTCGCGCGTGGTGCTGGACATCTCCGGCCGGCCCTACCTGGTATGGAAGGTGCGCTTCACCCAGGAAAAGCTGGGCGAATGGGATACCGAGCTGATCGAGCACTGGTTCCATTCCGTCGCGCAGACCGCCGGGCTGACGCTGCATGTCCAGCAGCTGTACGGCAGCAACAACCACCACATCTGCGAAAGCATCTACAAGGGTTTTGCCCGCGCCATGCGCCAGGCGGTCCAGCTGGACGCCCGCAAGGGCGGGGCCGTGCCGAGCACCAAGGGGCAGCTGGGTGGCTGA
- the gmk gene encoding guanylate kinase — translation MAEQHSDNLARRGLMFILSSPSGAGKTTIARRLLDEDGKIAMSVSVTTRQPRPGEVDGKDYQFVDQPTFQRMVDDGEMLEWAEVFGNNYGTPKAHIKAGLKAGQDFLFDIDWQGTQQLYQRMETDVVRVFLLPPSIDALEGRLRNRNTDSDTVIDGRMARARSEISHWDGYDFVVVNDNIDECFGKVKTILEAERMRRARQTGLVDFTRGLMR, via the coding sequence ATGGCCGAGCAGCATTCAGACAATCTCGCCCGCCGCGGGTTGATGTTCATCCTGTCCTCGCCTTCCGGCGCGGGCAAGACGACGATTGCGCGGCGCCTGCTGGATGAAGATGGCAAGATCGCCATGTCCGTTTCGGTCACCACCCGGCAACCGCGCCCGGGCGAGGTTGATGGCAAGGACTACCAGTTCGTCGATCAGCCGACGTTCCAGCGCATGGTGGACGACGGCGAGATGCTGGAATGGGCAGAGGTCTTCGGCAACAACTACGGAACCCCCAAGGCACACATCAAGGCGGGGCTGAAAGCCGGCCAGGATTTCCTGTTCGATATCGACTGGCAGGGGACGCAGCAGCTTTACCAGCGCATGGAAACCGACGTCGTGCGCGTGTTCCTGCTGCCGCCAAGCATCGATGCCCTGGAGGGGCGCCTGCGCAATCGCAACACGGACAGCGACACGGTGATCGATGGCCGAATGGCGCGCGCCCGCAGCGAGATAAGCCATTGGGACGGCTACGATTTCGTGGTGGTCAACGACAACATCGACGAATGCTTCGGCAAGGTGAAGACCATCCTGGAGGCGGAACGGATGCGCCGTGCGCGCCAGACGGGCCTTGTCGATTTCACGCGCGGACTGATGCGCTGA
- a CDS encoding histidine triad nucleotide-binding protein, with protein sequence MPIDPTLPYDDSNIFAKILRREIPCNAVYEDEHALAFHDIAPQAPVHILVIPKKAYVSWDDFSANGSAEEIAGFVRAVGHVAREQGLVVRGYRLLANVGRNGGQEVPHLHVHLFGGGPLGPMLTR encoded by the coding sequence ATGCCGATCGATCCGACCCTTCCCTACGACGATAGCAATATCTTCGCAAAGATCCTGCGCCGGGAAATCCCCTGCAACGCGGTCTATGAGGACGAGCACGCGCTCGCCTTTCACGATATCGCCCCGCAGGCGCCCGTCCATATCCTGGTGATCCCCAAGAAGGCCTACGTCAGCTGGGACGACTTTTCGGCCAACGGTTCGGCAGAGGAGATCGCCGGCTTCGTGCGCGCGGTGGGTCATGTCGCGCGGGAACAGGGGCTGGTGGTGCGCGGCTATCGCCTGCTCGCCAACGTGGGGCGCAACGGCGGGCAGGAAGTGCCGCACCTGCACGTGCACCTGTTCGGCGGGGGGCCGCTCGGGCCGATGCTGACGCGGTGA
- the tolB gene encoding Tol-Pal system beta propeller repeat protein TolB — protein MKTSLFALLAVVLAPLPAAAQTSDLNPAANREVTVPQDITVEQDDGPLTGTVTDDTPWQELGIAIASFATSSDVATPANAQGTGALGLELARIVYNDLRSNGLFRPVGPDALPRPSYGQITAPAWNVWQGRSAEMLVQGYVRANPDGRLTIGCYLYDVQLQQEQARAGWVVQPSEWRRAAHRCADLVYSRLSGESPFFDSRIAYIAETGPRDNRVKRLAIMDSDGANHRFITNGQSTALTPRYSPDYSRIAYLSYVDGNPRIYIYHIDTGRQTLVTQSSNPTFAPRWSPDGRWILYSMAIGGNTDIYRVSAAGGGTPERLTNGPAIEVGGSYSPDGRQIVFESDQSGTQQCYVMNADGSNQRRISFFGGRCATPEWSPRGDQIAFTHIVGDFHIAVMSPDGRNMRTLTNAWQDEAPSWAPNGRIIQFFRVERGSGEPTIWQVDLTGENERQLRTPVGASDPAWGPVLP, from the coding sequence ATGAAGACCTCACTTTTCGCGCTCCTCGCCGTTGTCCTGGCGCCGCTGCCCGCAGCAGCGCAGACCAGCGACCTCAATCCCGCCGCCAACCGCGAGGTCACTGTCCCGCAGGATATCACGGTGGAGCAGGACGACGGCCCGCTGACCGGCACCGTCACCGACGATACACCGTGGCAGGAGCTGGGGATCGCCATTGCCAGCTTCGCCACCAGTTCCGATGTCGCCACGCCCGCCAATGCGCAGGGCACCGGCGCGCTCGGGCTGGAGCTGGCGCGCATCGTCTACAACGATCTTCGCAGCAACGGCTTGTTCCGTCCGGTCGGCCCTGACGCCCTGCCGCGACCCAGCTATGGTCAGATTACCGCGCCGGCGTGGAACGTGTGGCAAGGGCGCAGCGCGGAAATGCTGGTGCAGGGCTATGTGCGGGCCAATCCCGATGGGCGGCTGACGATCGGTTGCTACCTCTACGACGTGCAGTTGCAGCAGGAGCAGGCGCGCGCCGGCTGGGTCGTGCAGCCGAGCGAGTGGCGGCGTGCCGCGCACCGCTGCGCCGATCTCGTCTACTCGCGCCTGTCGGGTGAAAGCCCCTTCTTCGACAGCCGCATCGCCTACATTGCGGAGACCGGCCCGCGCGACAACCGGGTGAAGCGCCTGGCCATCATGGACAGCGATGGCGCCAACCACCGCTTCATCACCAACGGCCAGTCGACCGCGCTGACCCCGCGTTACTCGCCCGATTATTCGCGCATCGCCTATCTTTCCTACGTGGACGGCAACCCGCGCATCTACATCTATCACATCGACACCGGGCGCCAGACGCTGGTGACGCAGAGTTCGAACCCGACCTTTGCCCCGCGCTGGAGCCCGGACGGGCGCTGGATCCTCTATTCGATGGCGATCGGCGGAAACACCGACATCTATCGCGTTTCCGCGGCTGGCGGCGGCACGCCGGAACGGCTGACCAACGGCCCGGCGATCGAGGTGGGCGGGTCCTACTCGCCCGACGGCCGGCAGATCGTGTTCGAGAGCGACCAGTCGGGCACGCAGCAATGCTATGTGATGAACGCCGACGGATCGAACCAGCGGCGCATCAGCTTCTTCGGCGGACGTTGCGCCACGCCGGAATGGAGCCCGCGCGGTGACCAGATCGCCTTTACCCACATCGTCGGCGATTTCCATATCGCGGTGATGAGCCCCGACGGACGCAACATGCGCACGCTGACGAACGCCTGGCAGGACGAGGCGCCGAGCTGGGCACCAAATGGACGCATCATCCAGTTCTTCCGTGTCGAGCGCGGCAGCGGCGAGCCCACGATCTGGCAGGTCGACCTGACCGGCGAGAACGAGCGCCAGTTGCGCACTCCGGTCGGCGCGTCTGACCCGGCCTGGGGCCCGGTCCTGCCGTAA
- the hisA gene encoding 1-(5-phosphoribosyl)-5-[(5-phosphoribosylamino)methylideneamino]imidazole-4-carboxamide isomerase, which translates to MIVFPAIDLKAGAVVRLAEGDMARATVYGSDPAAQAMLFAEAGAGHLHVVDLDGSFAGRTENREAVEAIIAAFPGHVQMGGGIRDAAAVEGWFALGVARVVMGSAALKDPDFVKTMAAEFEGGIVVAVDARDGMVATEGWADVSDVPVIDLARRFEDAGVASLLFTDIGRDGLLKGVNIDATLDLARRVDIPVIASGGVKGLDDIHLLALHARDGIEGVITGRALYEGKLDLATAIAMANR; encoded by the coding sequence ATGATCGTCTTCCCCGCCATCGACCTGAAGGCCGGCGCGGTCGTGCGCTTGGCCGAGGGCGACATGGCCCGTGCCACCGTCTACGGCAGCGATCCGGCAGCGCAGGCCATGCTGTTTGCCGAGGCCGGAGCGGGGCACCTGCACGTCGTCGACCTCGACGGCAGCTTTGCCGGACGAACGGAAAACCGTGAAGCCGTCGAAGCCATCATCGCCGCCTTTCCCGGCCATGTGCAGATGGGTGGCGGCATCCGTGATGCGGCGGCGGTGGAGGGCTGGTTCGCGCTGGGCGTGGCCCGTGTGGTGATGGGCTCTGCCGCGCTGAAGGATCCCGATTTCGTCAAGACCATGGCTGCTGAGTTCGAAGGCGGCATCGTGGTGGCGGTGGATGCACGGGACGGCATGGTCGCGACGGAAGGCTGGGCCGACGTGTCGGACGTGCCCGTCATCGACCTTGCCCGCCGGTTCGAGGATGCCGGCGTCGCCAGCCTGCTGTTTACCGACATCGGCCGCGATGGCCTGCTGAAAGGCGTCAACATCGACGCCACGCTGGACCTGGCGCGGCGCGTGGACATTCCGGTCATCGCCAGCGGCGGGGTGAAGGGGCTGGACGACATCCACCTGCTCGCCCTCCACGCCAGGGACGGTATCGAGGGCGTGATTACCGGGCGGGCGCTGTACGAGGGCAAGCTGGACCTGGCGACCGCCATTGCGATGGCAAACCGATGA
- the hisH gene encoding imidazole glycerol phosphate synthase subunit HisH: MAEAIALVDYGAGNLHSVHNALKAAGAGHVTVTADTALVKGAQRIVLPGVGSFRTCYEGLTGIPGMVEALERRVLEDGVPFLGICVGMQLLATQGLEHGTSPGLGWIPGEVRPIERTDPAIKVPHMGWNDVALARQQQRGDLLEAGEAYFLHSFHFQPDNGRDIAAMTDHGGGLVAAVARENILGVQFHPEKSQRYGLALLERFLEWRP; encoded by the coding sequence ATGGCCGAGGCTATCGCCCTTGTAGATTACGGCGCGGGCAACCTGCACTCCGTCCACAACGCCCTGAAGGCTGCGGGTGCGGGCCACGTCACCGTCACCGCCGATACGGCCCTGGTGAAGGGCGCCCAGCGCATCGTGTTGCCGGGCGTCGGCAGTTTTCGCACCTGCTACGAAGGGTTGACCGGCATCCCCGGCATGGTCGAGGCGCTCGAGCGCCGCGTGCTGGAGGATGGCGTGCCGTTCCTGGGCATCTGCGTGGGGATGCAACTGCTCGCCACGCAGGGGCTGGAACATGGGACAAGTCCCGGTCTCGGCTGGATTCCCGGCGAAGTCCGCCCGATCGAACGCACCGATCCCGCGATCAAGGTGCCGCACATGGGCTGGAACGATGTGGCGCTTGCCCGCCAGCAACAGCGCGGCGACCTGCTGGAGGCGGGGGAGGCCTACTTCCTTCACTCCTTCCACTTCCAGCCTGACAACGGCCGCGACATCGCCGCGATGACCGACCACGGTGGCGGGCTGGTGGCGGCGGTGGCGCGTGAAAACATCCTGGGCGTGCAGTTTCACCCGGAAAAGAGCCAGCGCTACGGCCTCGCCCTGCTCGAACGATTCCTGGAGTGGCGCCCATGA
- the tolQ gene encoding protein TolQ translates to MTVIDLLAATADSAVAAAPTRLDPIELFVSADIVVQLVIAGLLIASIWVWAIIIGFTMRMGRVRRASAAFEDEFWANDNVDLVMGARRRKDNPSARIAAAGIGEFRESHKQGLKDRQAASARVAQAMEGQVADESDTLSRRLNFLATVGSVAPFVGLFGTVWGIMNSFFQIGLQQNSSLAVVAPGIAEALFATAVGLFAAIPAVIAYNRLSHTVNGYEANLARFADRVHAQVSREMETL, encoded by the coding sequence ATGACCGTTATCGACCTGCTTGCCGCAACTGCCGACAGCGCGGTGGCCGCCGCCCCCACCAGGCTCGACCCGATCGAGCTGTTCGTCAGTGCCGACATCGTCGTGCAGCTGGTCATCGCCGGGCTGCTCATCGCCTCGATCTGGGTGTGGGCGATCATCATCGGCTTTACCATGCGGATGGGCAGGGTGCGCCGCGCCTCGGCGGCGTTCGAAGACGAGTTCTGGGCCAACGACAACGTCGACCTCGTGATGGGGGCGCGGCGGCGCAAGGACAATCCCTCCGCGCGCATCGCGGCAGCCGGGATCGGTGAATTCCGCGAGAGCCACAAGCAGGGCCTGAAGGATCGCCAGGCCGCCAGCGCCCGCGTGGCGCAGGCGATGGAAGGGCAGGTCGCCGACGAATCGGACACGCTGTCGCGGCGGCTGAACTTCCTTGCCACCGTGGGCTCCGTGGCACCTTTCGTGGGGCTGTTCGGCACCGTGTGGGGCATCATGAACAGCTTCTTCCAAATCGGGCTGCAGCAGAACTCGTCGCTCGCCGTGGTCGCACCGGGCATTGCCGAGGCGCTGTTTGCCACCGCCGTGGGCCTGTTCGCTGCCATCCCGGCCGTTATCGCCTACAACCGGTTGTCGCACACGGTGAACGGTTACGAAGCCAACCTCGCCCGCTTCGCCGACCGCGTCCATGCGCAGGTCAGCCGCGAGATGGAGACGCTCTGA
- the hisF gene encoding imidazole glycerol phosphate synthase subunit HisF codes for MTVRIRVIPCLDVADGRVVKGVNFVDLKDAGDPVEQAQAYSEAGADELCFLDISATHEGRGTLLDMVRRTAEVCFMPLTVGGGVASVEDARALLLAGADKVAVNSAAVKRPEIVADIANRMGSQCAVASVDARRRVNSAHPERAAGWEIFTHGGRRATGIDALDHAVRLAELGAGELLVTSMDGDGTQAGYDLDLTRAIADAVSIPVVASGGVGNLQHLVDGVTKGKASAVLAASIFHFGTFTIAQAHAALRAAGLPARGG; via the coding sequence ATGACCGTCCGCATCCGCGTAATCCCCTGCCTCGACGTGGCCGATGGCCGGGTGGTGAAGGGCGTCAACTTCGTCGACCTCAAGGATGCGGGCGATCCGGTGGAACAGGCGCAGGCCTACAGCGAGGCGGGCGCGGACGAACTGTGCTTCCTCGACATTTCCGCCACCCACGAAGGGCGCGGCACCTTGCTCGACATGGTCCGGCGCACGGCGGAGGTCTGCTTCATGCCGCTGACCGTGGGCGGAGGCGTCGCCAGCGTGGAGGATGCGCGCGCGTTGCTGCTGGCAGGCGCTGACAAGGTTGCGGTTAATTCCGCGGCGGTGAAACGGCCAGAGATCGTGGCCGATATCGCCAACCGCATGGGCAGCCAGTGCGCCGTTGCCAGCGTGGATGCTCGGCGGCGCGTAAATTCCGCCCATCCCGAACGTGCCGCAGGATGGGAAATCTTTACCCACGGCGGCAGGCGCGCAACCGGCATCGACGCTCTCGACCACGCAGTGCGCCTGGCGGAGCTCGGCGCGGGCGAGCTGCTGGTGACCAGTATGGATGGCGATGGCACGCAGGCCGGCTACGATCTGGACCTTACCCGCGCCATTGCCGACGCCGTGAGCATTCCCGTTGTGGCGAGCGGCGGGGTGGGCAACTTGCAGCACCTCGTCGATGGGGTAACCAAGGGCAAGGCGAGCGCGGTGCTGGCGGCCAGCATATTTCACTTCGGCACCTTTACTATCGCACAGGCCCACGCAGCCCTGCGGGCAGCCGGTCTGCCGGCGCGGGGCGGCTGA